The region GTTTTTAGAAAATGAATTTTACAATTTAGAAGTAGAGAAAGATGCGGCCTATTGTCATGATGCAGAAGGGGAGTCTTATGTCTAATTCAGAAGACGGACTGAAAGATATTTGCAGAATAATCAGATTGACACGAGTGAGCTTGAAGAGCTTGAAGAGATGATTGCTCCAACATTTGGATGTGGTTGTGGAGGAATTTGCTGGTAATTCTTTTTGAGATAGGAGTTCTTCCTGTCTTAGATCATGTGTTTTGACTAATTAAAGGCCTACATCTTCCTTTTCTTTGGAGAGTCTTATGGGATTAGGTGATTGTAATTTAGGAGCTGTATCATATCCCCTAAAAGATAAAGGATTAAACATTACTCCTGAAATGTGCTTTGGCATTGGGGAAGGTTATGGCTTTTCTTTCTGGGTTGAGAAAAGCAATCGGTTGCCCATAGTAGCCATAATGGGCAGAACAAGAAGTTGTGAAGAGGACCTATTTAGAAAATGTATTAGTACATTTTCTCTGTTTGATGCCCTGTTCCCTCAAGAAAGTGAAATTGAAAAAGAGATTGTTGCTCTTGGAAGAAGCTTTACAGGAAGCAAGAGTAGGGAGTCAAAGTAAATAAAGGGAGGTAAATTAACATGATACGGTTTGAGAATGTTTCAAAATCTTTTAAAGATGGCGATAAATATCACACAATTTTGAATCGTGCGTCTACGAGTTTTAACGATGGCCAGAAAAACTGTATTGTTGGACGTTCTGGTTTGGGAAAATCAACTGTTCTTAAATTAATCTCATCAATTGAGAATGCAGATGAGGGCTCAATTTATATAAATGATATTAATATTTCAACTGCCTCTCAAGAAGAGATTCGTAGCATTCGTCAGCATCTAATAGGCTACGTATTTCAATCATTTAACCTTATCAAGTCCTTAACCGTAGAAGAAAACATTTTGCTTCCGACATTTTTCCTTGAAAGTCCTAGCGATTTGTTTGACATCTCATATCTGTTAGATGTTTTGAATTTGCCTTCAAGCATACTAAAACAGGATGTCTCTACGATTAGTGGAGGCGAAAAACAGAGAGTAGCAATTGCTCGCGCTCTTATTAATAAGCCTAGAATTCTATTAGCAGATGAGCCGACAGGTAATCTTGATAGTAACAATGAGGAAAACGTTCTAAAGCTGTTTGACCGAATTACCAACGAGTTAGATATGACTTTGGTCATTGTGACCCATTCTTCAAAAGTAGCTGCAAATTGCGACTGTATAGTGACTATTGAAAATGGAGAGTTCCAGCAGGTAAAAGATACTTTTAGTCAAAATCAGTTTGTTTGATTGGAGATTGTAATGCATTCTTCAATGTATTTATTAGTCAAAAGAGCTTATTCAGCAAACAAAAAGAGAAATAGTTTGACGATTCTTGCTGTTGGGATTTCAGTATTTCTTCTAACTGCTATTTTGACTTTTTCGACATCGTTCTATCATAAGATGATAGAAGAGATGAGAGTAGCTGACGCAGACGTTGTAACAGTTGCTTTTGGAGCTGGCGACAACGCCTTAAACTATACGTATTTAAACCTTTACACCGATGATGATATAAAACTTATCAATCAGATTGATGGAGTGACTGACGTTACAGGAGTGAAGGGTTTAAATGTTTCAGCGGTTACTTATGATAACAATAAGAGAATACTTGCAAATTCACTTAGAGGAATTGATAGAAGCTATCTAGACAATTATAAAATTAGTTACACAGGTACATTCCCGGATAAGGATGATGAAATAATCATTGGCGCAAGGATTGCCGATGCCTCTGGTCTTCAAATAGGGGATAGTATTGATATTGATTTTGGCTCGCAAAGAAAAACATTTAAAATTGTTGGGATTTTAGATAAGCAAGAAGAACAGCTTTTCTCGACATTTCCTACCGAAATCAATCAACTAATTGCAACTTATTCAAACAGCTCTTTGTTTGAGACTTCAAATTACATTTATATATCTGCACGAGTTAAAGATCAGGATCAGTTGTCAGAAGTTTCTAAAAAGATTGTTGAAGCGATTAATACAGACTCTAACCTTACTGAAGCTTTAGAAAATACAGGGCTTCATCCACTTGTGGCAACAAGGCAAAATGTATTAGACATGCTTGATACTTGGTTCAGCTACATCCTACTGTTTGTCTATGTCGTCTCAGTTCTTCTTGGAATAATTTCAACTGTAAATATTTTTAATATTTTTGTTATCACCATCCAAGAGCAATTCAAAGATATTGCCGTTTATAAAATTGTCGGCGCTTCAATTAGACAAATCAGAAATATCTTTATCTATCAGAGCGTTTTTATTGGAACAATGGGTTCAGTTTTAGGAATTCTACTTGGCTATCTCTTATCAGCTATTGTTATTTTGCTGCTTCATTGGCCAATTAGGTTTGATGTCTATACCGTTCTTATTCCTTTTGCTATTGGAATGACTTCTCCTATTTGTGCTGGAGTTTGGTCATCTAAGAAATCTGAAAAAGTTGATATTAATATTTTAACAGGGAATCTATAGGTGGTCAGAATGTTACATACTCTAAAAACAGGACACATTTTTTTATTCGATAACGAAACTCTTTCTATCTATTCTCTTGATAAAGAGCAGGGGCAGCGTTTTTACGATATCGGCGATATTGAGCTGACTAAGGCTTTTCAAAAGAATAAGAGCGGGAATAAAAAAGTGAGCTTGTTGAGGATAATCAGATTGCCTCTAGGTTAGTATTGGTCATCACTTTTTCAGTAATCCATTAAGGGCTATGCAGATTTCTAATATTGAAAAAGAACTAGCTGAAAACTGCTAAGACAAAAAGAGTAATTTTTAAAAGGGTTCCACATTTGTTCGAAATGTGGAACCCTAACTTATCTTGTATTTCCTAAGATTAGCTTACTTGAAGTACTCGACGCCGCCCTCAATGAGAGGCTGGAACTGGTCGCCAGGGGTGAGCTCGGGGATGTTCTTGTAGAGGCCTGCGCCAGAGCGCTCCGTGTGACCCATCTTGCCCAAGATACGACCGTCGGGGCTGGTGATGCCCTCGATAGCCAGGACGGAGCCGTTAGGGTTAACGGAGAAGTCCATGCTTGGAGTACCTGTTGCGTCAACGTACTGCGTTGCAATCTGGCCGTTTGCCTTGAGCGTCTCAAGCAGCTCGTCGGAGGCAACAAAGCGGCCTTCTCCGTGGCTAATTGCAATGGTGTGAATGTCGCCAAGCGCGCATTTGGAGAGCCATGGGGACATCGTTGATGCAACGCTGGTGTGAACAAGCTGGCTCTGGTGACGGCCGATGGTGTTGAACGTTAGCGTTGGACAGGTGTCGTCCATAGGACGAATGTTGCCGTAAGGAACAAGGCCCAGCTTGATGAGTGCTTGGAAGCCATTGCAGATGCCCAGCATAAGTCCATCGCGCTGCTGTAGAAGGTCGCAAACAGCCTCGGTAACCTGAGGAGCACGGAAGAGAGCGCAGATGAACTTAGCAGATCCGTCTGGCTCGTCTCCGCCGGAGAAGCCGCCTGGAATCATGACAATCTGGCTCTTCTTGATAGACTCTGCCAGCGCATTTGCGGACTCAACAATGTCTTGAGGTGTCAGGTTGTTGATGACCAGCGTGGTTGGGTCAGCGCCCGCACGCTCAAAGGCACGCGCAACATCGTACTCGCAGTTGTTACCTGGGAATACGGGGATGATGACGCGTGGGCGAGCAGGTGCGATAAGGGTTGGACCAGCGTAGGAGTGTCGTGTGGATGCACCATCGAAGCTGATTTTCTCCACAGCCTCGTCGGAGCCTCCGCGGTAAGGGAAGACTTCCTCAAGTGGGCGCTCCCACGCTTCCTGAAGCTCGGAGAGATCGATTTTCTCGCCACATGCGCTGAAGGTGTACTCGGACGTGGTGGCGCCTAGCGGAGCTACGCACACGCCGTCGACGTCGTCAACGGATACGCCGTCTGCCAGCTCAACAATGAAGGCACCGTAAGTTGGCGAGAAGAGCGCGTTGGCAGAAATCTCTGGCACAAGCTCAACGCCCAGCTTGTTGCCCAGACAGCTCTTGAAGAGAGCCTCGGCTACGCCGCCGTAACCTGGTGTGGTGATGGCAAGCGCACTCTTGGACTGGACAAGAGTGCTGACCAGCTTGTATGCGGTAAGCAGGGACTCGTTGTTGGGGAGAAGACCGCTCTCGTCGTAGGACGGAACAATAGAGATAAGCCTATGACCTGCGCCCTTGAACTCGTTGGAGACAATCTTGTCTACTTTGGTAAGGCCGGTGGCAAACGAAACCAGTGTTGGTGGAACGTCCAAGTCCTCAAAGGTACCGGACATGGAATCCTTACCACCAACAGCCGCAAGACCAAGGTTGACCTGCGCCATCAGTGCGCCGAGCAGTGCTGAGGTAGGTTTGCCCCAACGGTTTGGATTCTGGCCAAGTTTCTCGAAGTACTCCTGGAAAGTGAGGTAGAGGTCCTGGTACTTAAAGCCGGTAGCAACCAACTTGGAGACGGACTCGACAACAGAGAGGTATGCACCGCGGAACTGGTCAGCCTCCATGAGGTAGGGGTTAAAGCCCCAGGCCATGCCCGAGACGGTGCTGGTTTGGCCCATAACAGGGAGCTTAGCCACCATAGAAAGGGCAGGGGTTAGCTGGCGAGCACCACCAAAGGGCATGAGGACAGTACCTGCGCCAATAGTGGAGTCAAAGCGCTCGGAGAGGCCCTTATTAGAGGCAACGTTTAAATCGCGTACCAGCGAGTGGAGTTTCTCGCCAAGGGTTGAGCCTGCCCAGGTGCGCTGGTAGACAAGAGGTTTGGCCAGGCGTACGGTGATTGATTTAGGCGCGCCGTTTGAGGCGAGAAATGCGCGGCTGATGTTGACAATCTTCTGACCGCGCCAACGCATGACTAAACGAGGGTCTTCAGTGACTGTTGCCACAATGGTTGCCTCGAGATTTTCTTCGCGGGCGTATGCGCAGAACTGCTCAACGTCTTTTGCCTCAAGCGCAACAGCCATGCGCTCCTGAGACTCGGAGATTGCCAGTTCAGTGCCGTCAAGACCGTCGTACTTTTTAGGAACAGCGTCCAGGTTAACGTCAAGGCCGTCGGCAAGCTCGCCAATAGCAACAGAAACGCCACCTGCACCAAAGTCATTGCAGCGCTTGATAAGCTTGCAAGCGTCTTCACGGCGGAAGAGACGCTGAAGCTTGCGCTCAACAGGGGCGTTACCCTTCTGAACCTCGGCGCCGTCGCGCTCAATAGAGCCTGCGTCGTGAGCCTTGGAAGAACCAGTTGCGCCGCCAATGCCATCGCGACCAGTGCGGCCGCCGAGAAGAACAATGACGTCGCCATCTTCTGGGCGTTCGCGACGGACGTGGCTTTGAGGAGTTGCGCCTACAACAGCACCAATCTCCATGCGTTTTGCAACGTAGCCTGGGTGGTAGAGCTCAGAAACTTGACCGGTAGCAAGGCCAATCTGGTTGCCGTAGCTGGAATAACCTGCAGCTGCCGTGCGTACGATGGTGCGCTGGGGAAGCTTTCCAGGAAGTGTCTGGAAAACAGGAACGGTTGGGTCTGCAGCACCAGTGACGCGCATTGCCTGGTAGACGTAGCTGCGGCCAGAAAGAGGGTCGCGGATAGCACCGCCGATGCAGGTTGCTGCGCCACCAAAAGGTTCAATTTCGGTTGGGTGGTTATGAGTCTCGTTCTTGAAGAGGAAGAGCCAGTCTTCGTCTTTGCCGTCAACGTCTACTTTGACCTTTACGGTACAAGCGTTAATCTCTTCTGACTCATCAAGATTGGTGAGGATACCCTTCTTGCGAAGGTACTTTGCACCAATAGTTGCCATATCCCAAAGAGACACGGCACGATCTTCTCGCCCAAGCTCTTTACGCATGGAGAGATACTTTTCAAACGCAGCCTTTACCAGGTCATCATCAATCTGTACGCCGGTAATTCCGGTGTTAAAAGTGGTGTGGCGGCAGTGGTCTGACCAGTAGGTATCAATGACGCGAATCTCGGTGATGGTTGGGTCTCGCTGCTCATCGGTGAAGTACTGTTGGCAGAAGGTGAGGTCAGCCAGGTCCATAGCAAGGCCGTGAGAAGAAATGAACTCTTTGAGACCGTCTTGGTCAAGGGCGTTAAAACCCTCAAGAACCTCTACGTCAGCAGGTTCTGGAATGGAAATCTTGAGAGTCTCGGGTAGCTCAAGGGATGCCTCGCGAGCCTCAACGGGGTTAATCAGGTAGTTCTTAATGGCGGCAACGTTTGCCTCAGTAAGGTTTCCGGTTAGCACATAAAGGCGAGCAGAGCGGACAAGAGGGCGTTCTCCCTGGCTGATGAGCTGTACGCATTCAGCAGCAGAGTCTGCGCGTTGGTCAAACTGTCCAGGCAAAAACTCAACAGCAAACGTATGAACAGCTGCACCTTCAGAAGAAAATTCTGGCATGGTACGGCTGGCAAAATCGGACTGTGGCTCAGAAAAAACGGTGGGGATGCAGGACTCAAAGAGCTCCTCTGAAATTCCTTCAACATCGTAGCGGTTGAACAGGTCAATGCGTTGTAACTCGGTAATACCAAGAAGATCTTTCACTTCTTTGAGCAGGGCTTTTGCCTCGCCCTCGAAACCTGGTTTTCTTTGGACGTAGACGCGCAGGACCATGGGGCCACCTTTCAATGCAAGCCATCAACGCTTTTACTGGCTTTATTGTACGTTACTTAGGTGGACAAATTGACGCTTGTCGAGAAAAGA is a window of Lancefieldella parvula DSM 20469 DNA encoding:
- a CDS encoding BtrH N-terminal domain-containing protein, with product MGLGDCNLGAVSYPLKDKGLNITPEMCFGIGEGYGFSFWVEKSNRLPIVAIMGRTRSCEEDLFRKCISTFSLFDALFPQESEIEKEIVALGRSFTGSKSRESK
- a CDS encoding ABC transporter ATP-binding protein, which codes for MIRFENVSKSFKDGDKYHTILNRASTSFNDGQKNCIVGRSGLGKSTVLKLISSIENADEGSIYINDINISTASQEEIRSIRQHLIGYVFQSFNLIKSLTVEENILLPTFFLESPSDLFDISYLLDVLNLPSSILKQDVSTISGGEKQRVAIARALINKPRILLADEPTGNLDSNNEENVLKLFDRITNELDMTLVIVTHSSKVAANCDCIVTIENGEFQQVKDTFSQNQFV
- a CDS encoding ABC transporter permease, translating into MHSSMYLLVKRAYSANKKRNSLTILAVGISVFLLTAILTFSTSFYHKMIEEMRVADADVVTVAFGAGDNALNYTYLNLYTDDDIKLINQIDGVTDVTGVKGLNVSAVTYDNNKRILANSLRGIDRSYLDNYKISYTGTFPDKDDEIIIGARIADASGLQIGDSIDIDFGSQRKTFKIVGILDKQEEQLFSTFPTEINQLIATYSNSSLFETSNYIYISARVKDQDQLSEVSKKIVEAINTDSNLTEALENTGLHPLVATRQNVLDMLDTWFSYILLFVYVVSVLLGIISTVNIFNIFVITIQEQFKDIAVYKIVGASIRQIRNIFIYQSVFIGTMGSVLGILLGYLLSAIVILLLHWPIRFDVYTVLIPFAIGMTSPICAGVWSSKKSEKVDINILTGNL
- a CDS encoding phosphoribosylformylglycinamidine synthase, which translates into the protein MVLRVYVQRKPGFEGEAKALLKEVKDLLGITELQRIDLFNRYDVEGISEELFESCIPTVFSEPQSDFASRTMPEFSSEGAAVHTFAVEFLPGQFDQRADSAAECVQLISQGERPLVRSARLYVLTGNLTEANVAAIKNYLINPVEAREASLELPETLKISIPEPADVEVLEGFNALDQDGLKEFISSHGLAMDLADLTFCQQYFTDEQRDPTITEIRVIDTYWSDHCRHTTFNTGITGVQIDDDLVKAAFEKYLSMRKELGREDRAVSLWDMATIGAKYLRKKGILTNLDESEEINACTVKVKVDVDGKDEDWLFLFKNETHNHPTEIEPFGGAATCIGGAIRDPLSGRSYVYQAMRVTGAADPTVPVFQTLPGKLPQRTIVRTAAAGYSSYGNQIGLATGQVSELYHPGYVAKRMEIGAVVGATPQSHVRRERPEDGDVIVLLGGRTGRDGIGGATGSSKAHDAGSIERDGAEVQKGNAPVERKLQRLFRREDACKLIKRCNDFGAGGVSVAIGELADGLDVNLDAVPKKYDGLDGTELAISESQERMAVALEAKDVEQFCAYAREENLEATIVATVTEDPRLVMRWRGQKIVNISRAFLASNGAPKSITVRLAKPLVYQRTWAGSTLGEKLHSLVRDLNVASNKGLSERFDSTIGAGTVLMPFGGARQLTPALSMVAKLPVMGQTSTVSGMAWGFNPYLMEADQFRGAYLSVVESVSKLVATGFKYQDLYLTFQEYFEKLGQNPNRWGKPTSALLGALMAQVNLGLAAVGGKDSMSGTFEDLDVPPTLVSFATGLTKVDKIVSNEFKGAGHRLISIVPSYDESGLLPNNESLLTAYKLVSTLVQSKSALAITTPGYGGVAEALFKSCLGNKLGVELVPEISANALFSPTYGAFIVELADGVSVDDVDGVCVAPLGATTSEYTFSACGEKIDLSELQEAWERPLEEVFPYRGGSDEAVEKISFDGASTRHSYAGPTLIAPARPRVIIPVFPGNNCEYDVARAFERAGADPTTLVINNLTPQDIVESANALAESIKKSQIVMIPGGFSGGDEPDGSAKFICALFRAPQVTEAVCDLLQQRDGLMLGICNGFQALIKLGLVPYGNIRPMDDTCPTLTFNTIGRHQSQLVHTSVASTMSPWLSKCALGDIHTIAISHGEGRFVASDELLETLKANGQIATQYVDATGTPSMDFSVNPNGSVLAIEGITSPDGRILGKMGHTERSGAGLYKNIPELTPGDQFQPLIEGGVEYFK